From the Bradyrhizobium ontarionense genome, the window TGTCGCGTGTTGGTTTCACGCTATCTTCTGAGCATGCGACTATCTCATTGGATGAACTGCGTGACCAGCTCGCGGTGCGCTGGTAAGTCGCCCTTTCCCCGCCGTATTCCGCATGTTAACGGAGAGGCTGATCGAGAGCGGCGGATGGGACAGGACGCCATTACACTGTCCGGAACCCCGATTCGCCTGACAAAGCCCCGCGAGATGCATCGAAACATTGCCCTGACCGCTCTCGCAGCCTTCGTGGCCGCCACCTCCATGGCGCTGGTGGCCGTGCCTGCGCGCGCGCAGATCGGCACCATCTTCTCCGACCCTGTTCCGCGTCCGCCCGGCAACATTCCGCGCCGCGGAGAACCGCTTCCCCCGCCGCCGGAGGAGGAGGAAGAGATCCCGGAGCTGCCGCAGGGACGCGTGCTGCCGGCGCCGACCCGTCCGCCGCCAGGGCAGGGCGCAGCCCTTCCGGGACCGGTGCAGTCCCAGCCTCTCGCGCCGCCGCCGGCAGCGATGCCGCCAAACAATCCGCCGGTCGCGGTCGCGCCGCCCTCCGCGCAGCCGGGTGCCGTGCCGGCGCCGGGCGGCAATGTCGCCCAGCCCGGTCAGCGTCAGCTGCCGCCGCGCGGCGCGCCCCAGAATGCGGCGGTCCCGCCGAACGGGGCCGTGCCGCAGACGCCTGCGACGCTGCAGCCGGGCGACGAGGTGGTGACCGAGCCGCCGGCGCAGAAGATCGTGAACAAGAAGGCGAGCTTCTCCGGCCTCGACAAGATCACCGGCCGCATCATCAATTTCGACGAGGACGTCGGCGAGACCGTGCAATTCGGCGCGCTCAGGGTGAAGACCGACGCCTGCTACACCCGGCCGGCCACCGAAGCCGCGAATACCGATGCGTTCGTCCAGGTCGACGAGATCACCTTGCAGGGCGAGGTGAAGCGCATCTTCTCGGGCTGGATGTTCGCGGCAAGCCCCGGCCTGCACGGCGTCGAGCACCCGGTCTACGACATCTGGCTGGTCGACTGCAAAGAGCCGCAGACCACGGTGGTGAGCGCGGCGCCCGATCAGAAGCCCACGGCTCAACCGGCGCAGAAGCGGCCGCCGCAGCAGAAGCAGGCGGCACCCAGGCCCCAGCCGCCGCAGCAGCCACAGCAGTATCAGACCCAGCAGATGCCGCCGCCTCCGCCACCCCAGGCGGGTGGGCCGTTCGGCGGGGTGTTCAGGTAGTGCCGGTCAGCCGCGCGCGGCGATGATGGCCAGCGCCTCGCTGCCGGGGATCGGCTGGTCGACCGGAAGCCTCGCAAAATTAGCCGCTGGTCCCGTCAGCGCCTTTTCGAGCAGCGCGGTATAGCGCCGCCGCGGGATCTCGACGGCGCCGAAGGTCTTGAGGTGCTCGGTGACATATTGGGTGTCGAGCAGCTCGAAGCCGCCCGCGATCAGCCGCGCCACGAGATGCACCAGCGCCACCTTCGAGGCGTCGCGGGTGCGATGGAACATGCTCTCGCCGAAGAAGGCCCGGCCCAGGCTGACGCCATAAAGGCCACCGACGAGTTCGCCGTCCTGCCAGCATTCGACGCTGTGGCAATGGCCGAGCGCATAGAGGCCGCTGTAGAGCTCGCGGATGCGCCGGTTGATCCAGGTGTCCTCGCGGCCGGGCTGCGGCTCGGCGCAGCCATCCATGACCGCCTTGAAGGCCTGGTTCACGGTCACCACGAAGGTGTCGGAGCGCACCGTGCGGGCCAGCCGCGACGCCACGCGAAACCCATCGAGCGGAATCAGGCCGCGCAGCTCCGGCTCGACCCAGAACAGCGTCGGATCGTCGGCACTTTCGGCCATCGGGAAGATGCCGCAGGCATAGGCACGCAGCAGGACCTCGGGCGTAATCTCGGACGCTGCGGAGTCGCGCGAATTCATGACGGCAGCTTAGCAGGATGCCATGAGCAACGCGATGGTCTGTTGGTCGCGCCTGGCGCCTGAGGCGCGTGGTCTCAGCCCACGGCGGCAGCCGGCTTGGGAACATCCTTGGTGAGGCGGAAGCGGACGACGATCTTGGTACCGGCATGGCTCGGGTCGGGAGCCACGGTCGCGTCAAGCTTGTTGGCCATCGCACTGACGATGCGCTGGCCCATGCCGGTCGATCGCGGATCGCTGGTCGCGTTGAGGCCGACGCCGTTGTCGGCGATGGCGAGCACGATGTCGTCGCCGTCGAGCTTCAGCTCGACGTGAATGGGCCCGGGGCCATCGGGATAGGCGTATTTGACCGCGTTCATGACCAGCTCGTTGACCACGATGCCGATCGCAACCGCACGATCGGGGTCGATCTCGATTGCCTCGCCCCTCAAGGTCAGTCGTGACATGCGGTTGCCCTCGGCCGAGCGGCGGAGATCGTCGAGCAGCGCGTCGAGATATTGATTGAGCAGCACGCTCTTCAAATCGTGCGAGGTGTAGAGGCGGCGATGCACCTGCGCGACGGCGGCGACGCGGCCCATGGCGTTGGTGAGCGCGGCCTTGACGTCCTCCTGCGTGCTCGAATTGGCCTGCAGGTGCAGCAGCGAGGCGATGATCTGCAGCGAATTGCCGACGCGATGGTTGACCTCGCGCAACAGCACCTCTCGCTCCGCCGCCAGCGCCGCATAGCGGTCGCGTGAGGCGCGGACTTCGGCCTCCGCCTCGTCGCGCGCCTTCTGCAGCCGCGCCTGGCGCAGCGCGCCTTCGGCTGCAACCTGCAGCAGCGGAATGAACTCGCCCTGCACGTCCTTGACGAGATAGTCGGCCGCGCCGGCCTTCAGCGCCGTGACGGCGATCTTGGAATCCTGCGACGCCGTGACGAACACGACCGGCGGCGCCTCCGGCAGCGCCATGATGCGCTCCAGCGTCTCCAGCCCGTCGAGACCGGGCATGTACTGGTCGAGCGCGACCACGTCGATGCCACCGTGCTTGATCCGGTCGAGCCCTTCGCTGCCGCCGGGCGCATGTTCAACCGTGAAGCCGAGCCGCTTGAGGCCCCGGTCGACCAGCCGCGCCAGCGCCGCGTCGTCGTCGATGTAGAGCAGCGTGGGGGAGGCGGGGCTCATGCGGCGGGCGGAACCTGGATGACGGAGAAGAACAGGCCGAGCTGGCGAATGGCGTTGGCGAAACTCTCGTAGTTCACGGGCTTGGTGATGTAGACGTTGCAGCCGAGCTCGTAGCAGCGCTTGATCTCCTGCGAGTCGTCGGTCGTGGTCAGGATCACGACCGGCGCGCTCTTCAGGAAGCTGTTCTGCTTGACCATCCGCAGGATCTCGATGCCGGTCATGTCCGGCAGGTTGAGGTCCAGCAGGATCAGCAGGGCGCGGCCCTTATGGTCGAGGCCGGTGCCGTCATCCCCCAGTAGATACTTGACGGCGTCTGTACCGTTGGTGAACGGCATGATTTCGTTGTTGACGCCGGAGCGGCGGATGTTCCGCTCGATCAGGCGGGCGTGGCCTTCGTCGTCCTCGATCATGATGATCGTCACAGGCATGGTCATCGGTCTGAGTTCCGGTTAGAGGCGTTCCAGTTGATCGGGAGCGTGATGGTGAACGTGCTACCCTGGTCGAGCTCCGACGCGACCGACATGGTTCCGCCGAGCCGGCGCACCAGCGCGCGTACATGGGCCAATCCGATCCCCTGACCGGGACGGTCCTGGGTTCCGGCGCGGCGGAACAGATCAAAGATACGCTGGTGATCCTT encodes:
- the aat gene encoding leucyl/phenylalanyl-tRNA--protein transferase, whose protein sequence is MNSRDSAASEITPEVLLRAYACGIFPMAESADDPTLFWVEPELRGLIPLDGFRVASRLARTVRSDTFVVTVNQAFKAVMDGCAEPQPGREDTWINRRIRELYSGLYALGHCHSVECWQDGELVGGLYGVSLGRAFFGESMFHRTRDASKVALVHLVARLIAGGFELLDTQYVTEHLKTFGAVEIPRRRYTALLEKALTGPAANFARLPVDQPIPGSEALAIIAARG
- a CDS encoding response regulator; translation: MTMPVTIIMIEDDEGHARLIERNIRRSGVNNEIMPFTNGTDAVKYLLGDDGTGLDHKGRALLILLDLNLPDMTGIEILRMVKQNSFLKSAPVVILTTTDDSQEIKRCYELGCNVYITKPVNYESFANAIRQLGLFFSVIQVPPAA
- a CDS encoding sensor histidine kinase; amino-acid sequence: MSPASPTLLYIDDDAALARLVDRGLKRLGFTVEHAPGGSEGLDRIKHGGIDVVALDQYMPGLDGLETLERIMALPEAPPVVFVTASQDSKIAVTALKAGAADYLVKDVQGEFIPLLQVAAEGALRQARLQKARDEAEAEVRASRDRYAALAAEREVLLREVNHRVGNSLQIIASLLHLQANSSTQEDVKAALTNAMGRVAAVAQVHRRLYTSHDLKSVLLNQYLDALLDDLRRSAEGNRMSRLTLRGEAIEIDPDRAVAIGIVVNELVMNAVKYAYPDGPGPIHVELKLDGDDIVLAIADNGVGLNATSDPRSTGMGQRIVSAMANKLDATVAPDPSHAGTKIVVRFRLTKDVPKPAAAVG
- a CDS encoding DUF2155 domain-containing protein — translated: MHRNIALTALAAFVAATSMALVAVPARAQIGTIFSDPVPRPPGNIPRRGEPLPPPPEEEEEIPELPQGRVLPAPTRPPPGQGAALPGPVQSQPLAPPPAAMPPNNPPVAVAPPSAQPGAVPAPGGNVAQPGQRQLPPRGAPQNAAVPPNGAVPQTPATLQPGDEVVTEPPAQKIVNKKASFSGLDKITGRIINFDEDVGETVQFGALRVKTDACYTRPATEAANTDAFVQVDEITLQGEVKRIFSGWMFAASPGLHGVEHPVYDIWLVDCKEPQTTVVSAAPDQKPTAQPAQKRPPQQKQAAPRPQPPQQPQQYQTQQMPPPPPPQAGGPFGGVFR